Proteins from one Halopseudomonas pelagia genomic window:
- a CDS encoding glutamine synthetase family protein, whose protein sequence is MSSPLSAVSLEMRLAGVPDIECVTPDLNGIPRGKVMTVDGFLQGRRLQMARGVLLQAVMGGYPEARFYGNEDGDLVLRAVPEQVHGLPWAETPRALAICDAVELDGQLSGLSSRSLLQEVVERYAARNWQPIVATELEFFLFEPHADVNQPFQPPVGLDGRRDAGNAAFSVTSNSGLRPFFEELKACMAALGIPRDTFMHEMGVSQFEINFVHGDPLLIADQTFLFKHMLHEVALKHGLIAVCMAKPLARVPGCSMHIHQSVVEKAHGRNIFTDPRNEEPTFSFGHYIGGLQHCLGDMTLLMAPYINSYQRFCHTYASPNNLCWSHDNRSAGLRVPASGPMDRRVENRLPGADANPYLAIAASLAAGLHGIENEIEATAAFQGEFEAPDELTLPGTLHEALQRLRRSSLVKELFSSEFVDGYIASKALELEDFMNEITPWERRFLGAFV, encoded by the coding sequence ATGTCCTCGCCGCTATCTGCTGTCTCCCTGGAAATGCGTCTGGCTGGCGTGCCGGATATTGAATGTGTGACTCCTGATCTGAACGGCATACCCCGGGGCAAGGTCATGACCGTGGATGGTTTTTTACAGGGGCGGCGCTTGCAGATGGCCCGTGGCGTGTTGCTGCAAGCAGTGATGGGCGGTTACCCGGAAGCGCGCTTTTACGGTAACGAAGACGGCGATCTGGTGCTGCGTGCCGTGCCTGAGCAGGTGCATGGTCTGCCCTGGGCCGAGACGCCACGCGCACTGGCCATTTGTGATGCGGTGGAGCTGGATGGACAGCTCTCCGGGTTATCGAGCCGCAGCTTGTTGCAGGAGGTGGTTGAGCGATATGCCGCACGCAACTGGCAGCCGATTGTGGCGACCGAGCTGGAATTCTTTCTGTTTGAGCCGCATGCCGATGTAAACCAGCCGTTCCAGCCGCCGGTCGGGCTGGACGGGCGCCGCGATGCGGGCAACGCCGCCTTCAGTGTCACCTCCAATAGCGGTCTGCGGCCGTTCTTTGAAGAGCTCAAGGCATGCATGGCGGCGCTGGGTATTCCGCGTGACACCTTTATGCACGAGATGGGCGTCAGTCAGTTCGAGATCAATTTCGTCCATGGGGATCCGCTGCTGATCGCCGATCAGACCTTTCTGTTCAAGCACATGCTGCACGAGGTCGCGCTCAAGCACGGCCTGATCGCGGTGTGCATGGCCAAGCCGCTGGCGCGGGTGCCGGGCTGCTCGATGCATATTCATCAAAGCGTGGTGGAGAAGGCCCACGGGCGGAATATCTTTACTGATCCGCGTAACGAGGAGCCGACCTTCAGTTTTGGGCACTACATCGGTGGGCTGCAACATTGCCTGGGTGATATGACCTTACTGATGGCGCCGTATATCAATTCCTATCAGCGCTTTTGCCATACCTACGCCTCGCCCAATAATCTGTGCTGGTCGCATGACAACCGCAGTGCCGGGTTGCGCGTCCCGGCCAGCGGGCCGATGGACCGGCGCGTCGAGAACCGATTGCCAGGTGCCGATGCCAACCCTTATCTGGCAATTGCGGCTAGTCTTGCTGCGGGGCTGCATGGCATCGAAAATGAGATCGAGGCCACTGCAGCGTTTCAGGGCGAATTCGAGGCGCCGGACGAGCTGACGCTGCCGGGCACCCTGCATGAAGCATTGCAGCGCCTGCGCCGCAGTTCACTGGTAAAGGAGTTGTTCAGCAGCGAGTTTGTCGATGGCTATATAGCCAGCAAAGCGCTGGAGCTGGAAGATTTCATGAACGAGATTACGCCCTGGGAGCGGCGCTTTCTCGGCGCGTTTGTCTGA